One region of Anaeromyxobacter paludicola genomic DNA includes:
- a CDS encoding radical SAM protein, producing MRVTEIFFSIQGEGTRAGRPCVFVRFTGCDLRCVYCDTAYAFQGGRDLSRAEILAEVRRHPCKLVLLTGGEPLLQKELPELARELLAEGYEVTVETHGQRPMDALPPEVVRIADVKTPGSGEVAKDFGWLASLRPHDEVKFVVASEDDWRWSLEVMRRHALPGRVAVLVSPVHGAVDSKDLARWILESGVEARLNLQIHKIVWGATARGV from the coding sequence CGCGGGCCGGGAGGCCCTGCGTCTTCGTGCGGTTCACCGGCTGCGACCTGCGCTGCGTCTACTGCGACACCGCCTACGCCTTCCAGGGCGGGCGCGACCTGTCGCGCGCCGAGATCCTGGCCGAGGTGCGCCGTCACCCCTGCAAGCTCGTGCTCCTCACCGGCGGCGAGCCGCTGCTCCAGAAGGAGCTGCCGGAGCTCGCCCGCGAGCTGCTCGCGGAGGGCTACGAGGTCACCGTGGAGACCCACGGCCAGCGCCCCATGGACGCCCTCCCGCCCGAGGTGGTCCGCATCGCCGACGTGAAGACCCCCGGCTCGGGCGAGGTGGCGAAGGACTTCGGCTGGCTCGCGTCGCTGCGTCCCCACGACGAGGTGAAGTTCGTGGTCGCGAGCGAGGACGACTGGCGCTGGTCGCTCGAGGTGATGCGGCGCCACGCGCTGCCGGGGCGGGTGGCGGTGCTGGTCTCGCCGGTGCACGGCGCCGTGGACTCGAAGGACCTGGCGCGCTGGATCCTGGAGAGCGGCGTCGAGGCCCGGCTCAACCTCCAGATCCACAAGATCGTCTGGGGCGCCACGGCCCGCGGCGTCTGA